Proteins encoded within one genomic window of Kaistia algarum:
- a CDS encoding class I SAM-dependent methyltransferase: MPAEPPPAAGSGTPALPDMTESYDVYFRSGLYHSRYPRPNRRTLRLVEQHLPAGGRLLDFGAGEGRYALWLAAKKSAAVLAVDVSAVARSMLEAAAARQGLADRIEVVDADAPPYRAQAIGGHDFDVALLGFGVLGHIAGRAQRRSVLRDMRSCLKPSGRLVMGLPNAARRFRAEQAAAAPLVAAGTLEPGDILYARDSGAGNISLYYHLFHPDEIRADLRDAGFAIDRLTLESVMPERAVTTSRGLAVLDDALSAITPLRLGYGYLVVARPA, from the coding sequence TTGCCAGCCGAGCCTCCTCCGGCCGCCGGATCCGGTACGCCTGCCCTGCCCGACATGACCGAGAGCTACGACGTCTATTTCCGCTCGGGGCTCTATCATTCGCGCTACCCCCGGCCGAACCGGCGCACGCTGCGCCTCGTCGAGCAACATCTGCCGGCCGGCGGGCGCCTGCTCGATTTCGGCGCCGGCGAAGGCCGCTACGCGCTCTGGCTCGCCGCGAAGAAAAGCGCGGCGGTTCTGGCCGTCGATGTGAGCGCGGTGGCCCGGTCGATGCTGGAAGCCGCGGCCGCCAGGCAGGGCCTCGCGGACCGTATCGAGGTCGTCGACGCCGACGCGCCTCCTTATCGCGCGCAGGCGATCGGTGGACACGATTTCGATGTGGCCCTGCTTGGCTTCGGCGTGCTCGGCCACATCGCCGGGAGGGCGCAGCGCCGGTCGGTGCTGCGAGACATGCGGTCCTGCCTCAAGCCTTCGGGCCGGCTTGTCATGGGGCTGCCCAATGCGGCGCGTCGCTTCCGCGCCGAACAGGCCGCCGCCGCGCCGCTGGTCGCCGCCGGCACGCTGGAGCCAGGCGACATCCTCTATGCCCGCGATTCGGGAGCGGGCAACATTTCGCTCTATTATCATCTCTTCCATCCCGACGAGATCCGCGCGGATCTCCGGGATGCGGGCTTCGCAATCGACCGGCTCACTCTGGAAAGCGTGATGCCGGAACGCGCCGTGACCACGTCGCGCGGCCTCGCCGTGCTGGACGACGCGCTCTCCGCCATCACTCCCCTGCGCTTGGGATATGGCTATCTGGTGGTAGCCCGGCCCGCCTGA